The Dyadobacter subterraneus genome window below encodes:
- a CDS encoding SusC/RagA family TonB-linked outer membrane protein, whose translation MKKDLRFPKILYHLTRIALVQACAVVIFASVSFAGTTDSQDLLNRKVSLKVENQNVIGILNSLEKQADVKFTYRPKLVSGTKKYSLEINNERLADVLDNLLIPLKIKYRIIGKQIVLAPIPLSSNLTETQFLANTDAQKSVLKISGKVISAKDGTAMPGVNVLLKGSQVGTTTDVSGAYSIDVTGDNPVLIFSYIGFNPQEVPVLKQSVIDISLVESVETLKEAVVTALGIKREKRSLGYSVGNIEGTALTQTPQNNVLNAMAGKVAGVQISQMGGGVGSSVSMIIRGASSLNGDNQPLFVIDGVPVANKLGNGFGGADMGNAISDINPNDIANVSILKGASAAALYGSRAGNGVVLITTKSGAAGKKGIGVSLNTAVTFDIPLQYIHVQNKFGSGKTGAHVLEEQENESWGAALDKGELWAQWNTKGVKTPLISHPDRFKDFFQTGVTNTNNISVNGNYDKGNFRLSLGNMTNKGIIPTMNLSRLTVALNTAYNITDKLKASFNLNITESGSDNRPLIDASRNDPVRSIYETGAQVDINDLRDYWLPGQEGIAQRKYKDKQNNPFYLVHENPTGFKRDRTVSKIQLDYNLSKEFSVTARYARDAYNELFEAKKAFNNFEYVNGAYNIKNTFTKESNLDLIVAYKKNIGVNWSLNAMAGGNRLQQYGRTLENNAGSLVVPGLYNIANGAPGTVTYSSGLTKKLLYGAYGSASLGFKEMVYLDLTARNDWTSTLPKGNNSYFYPSASLSVLISEMVNLPSWMSFAKVRAGYAQVGNDVAPYNLIQTYATAADWGTAKRMYMAGTLKNANLKPEIATSMEVGFDVKFLKNRLGLEATYYDRKNKNQILGISVPDESGATSKLINAGLVQSKGFEIGIMTTPVKTENLTFDLNVTLSRNRAYIRELADGITYFATNESSGAMVRTYTGGQIGDIYEQPILKVEDKNSPYYNYPIVTAGGLYQNNTDITKIRKIGNFNNKFLMGFQPTVTYKNFTLFANIDWRQGGSFYSNTMMFLGNNGQREETLTGVPYDASQSLSDQIKANPDKYLGNWIGGRNAEYHGMAWPEGSTESKVRVQDASLEPGVFATKNAAGETVYTENLGGAGSKWLDPFSAYRYANRPFPNRNMYSATYVKLREVSISYRLPRAFVNKFKIQNASIAVVGNNLYMWTKAGIKGFDPEKAFQQNSTTGSWTQGIEYYNIMPFTGSLGFKLNVDF comes from the coding sequence ATGAAAAAAGATCTACGTTTTCCCAAAATCTTATATCACCTCACGCGAATTGCGCTTGTTCAGGCCTGCGCTGTTGTGATTTTTGCCAGTGTTTCGTTTGCCGGTACAACAGATTCCCAGGATCTGCTTAACCGGAAAGTTAGCTTAAAAGTTGAAAACCAAAATGTGATCGGGATTTTAAACAGTCTGGAAAAACAGGCAGATGTTAAATTCACTTATCGTCCCAAACTGGTTTCCGGCACTAAGAAATATTCTCTGGAAATAAACAATGAACGTTTGGCCGATGTGCTGGACAACCTGTTAATTCCTTTGAAAATAAAATACAGGATTATTGGAAAACAGATCGTTCTTGCTCCGATTCCACTTTCTTCAAATCTGACGGAAACTCAGTTTTTGGCAAATACTGATGCACAGAAATCCGTGTTGAAGATTAGCGGAAAAGTAATTTCTGCCAAAGATGGTACGGCTATGCCTGGTGTGAATGTTCTTTTGAAAGGTTCGCAAGTAGGAACTACAACGGATGTTTCGGGAGCTTATTCCATTGATGTTACTGGTGATAATCCCGTTCTGATTTTTTCTTACATCGGGTTTAATCCGCAGGAAGTTCCGGTTTTGAAACAAAGTGTTATTGATATTTCACTGGTCGAAAGTGTTGAAACTTTGAAGGAAGCCGTTGTAACAGCCTTGGGTATCAAAAGAGAAAAACGTTCTCTCGGATATTCCGTAGGAAATATAGAAGGAACGGCTTTAACACAAACGCCTCAGAATAACGTGTTGAATGCAATGGCGGGAAAAGTTGCCGGCGTTCAGATTTCACAAATGGGCGGTGGAGTAGGATCGTCTGTGAGTATGATTATCCGTGGAGCTAGTTCGCTGAATGGAGATAATCAGCCGCTTTTTGTAATTGACGGTGTGCCGGTTGCAAATAAATTGGGAAATGGATTTGGCGGCGCGGATATGGGAAACGCGATTTCGGATATCAACCCGAATGATATTGCCAATGTTTCTATTCTGAAAGGAGCAAGCGCGGCTGCACTGTACGGATCAAGAGCAGGAAATGGTGTGGTTTTGATTACTACGAAATCCGGCGCGGCGGGTAAAAAGGGAATTGGTGTATCGCTGAATACGGCTGTAACTTTTGATATTCCACTTCAATATATCCATGTTCAAAATAAATTCGGTTCCGGAAAAACAGGTGCGCATGTTTTGGAAGAACAGGAAAATGAAAGCTGGGGTGCCGCTTTGGATAAAGGTGAACTTTGGGCACAATGGAATACAAAGGGTGTAAAAACACCTTTGATTTCACATCCTGACCGTTTTAAAGATTTTTTCCAAACAGGTGTTACCAATACCAATAACATTTCGGTCAACGGGAATTATGATAAAGGTAATTTCAGATTGTCGCTTGGGAATATGACCAACAAAGGAATTATTCCAACAATGAATCTTTCACGCCTGACTGTCGCGCTTAATACTGCCTATAATATTACGGATAAATTAAAGGCAAGTTTCAACCTGAATATCACCGAATCCGGCTCTGATAACAGACCTTTGATTGATGCTTCACGTAATGATCCTGTTAGAAGTATTTATGAAACAGGAGCTCAGGTGGATATCAATGATCTGAGAGATTACTGGTTGCCAGGTCAGGAAGGAATTGCACAACGCAAATACAAAGACAAGCAAAATAACCCTTTTTATCTTGTCCATGAAAACCCGACCGGGTTTAAACGTGACAGAACGGTGAGCAAAATTCAGCTGGATTATAATCTTAGTAAGGAATTTTCAGTAACTGCCCGTTATGCAAGAGATGCTTACAATGAATTGTTTGAAGCAAAAAAAGCATTCAACAATTTTGAATATGTAAATGGCGCTTACAATATCAAAAATACTTTTACGAAGGAATCCAACCTTGATCTGATTGTTGCTTACAAGAAAAATATTGGAGTCAACTGGAGTCTGAATGCTATGGCCGGTGGTAACCGTCTTCAACAATATGGCCGTACTTTGGAGAATAATGCAGGATCTCTGGTAGTACCGGGCTTGTACAATATTGCGAATGGTGCACCTGGAACGGTAACATATTCCAGTGGACTGACAAAAAAATTGCTTTATGGAGCTTATGGATCTGCTTCCTTAGGGTTTAAAGAAATGGTTTATCTGGACCTGACGGCTCGTAATGACTGGACGAGTACACTTCCAAAAGGAAATAATTCATACTTCTATCCGTCCGCATCATTAAGTGTTCTGATTTCGGAAATGGTGAATTTACCAAGCTGGATGAGCTTCGCAAAAGTAAGAGCGGGTTATGCGCAAGTGGGTAATGACGTTGCTCCTTATAACCTGATCCAGACTTATGCAACGGCTGCGGATTGGGGAACTGCGAAAAGAATGTATATGGCAGGAACATTGAAAAACGCAAACCTGAAACCGGAGATCGCCACTTCAATGGAAGTTGGTTTCGATGTTAAATTCCTGAAAAATCGTCTTGGTCTGGAAGCTACTTATTATGACAGAAAAAATAAAAACCAGATTTTGGGAATTTCTGTGCCGGACGAATCCGGGGCAACAAGCAAGCTGATTAACGCAGGTTTGGTTCAAAGCAAAGGATTTGAAATCGGAATTATGACAACGCCTGTGAAAACAGAAAATCTGACTTTTGATTTGAATGTTACGCTGAGCAGAAACCGGGCTTATATCAGAGAATTGGCTGACGGAATTACATACTTTGCTACTAATGAAAGCAGTGGAGCTATGGTCCGGACTTATACGGGCGGACAAATCGGTGATATTTATGAGCAGCCAATACTTAAAGTGGAGGATAAGAATTCACCATACTACAATTATCCGATCGTAACAGCTGGTGGTCTTTATCAGAATAATACGGACATAACTAAAATCAGAAAAATCGGGAATTTTAATAACAAATTCCTAATGGGTTTCCAGCCAACTGTGACTTACAAAAACTTTACGTTATTCGCGAATATCGACTGGCGCCAGGGAGGATCTTTTTACTCAAACACGATGATGTTCCTTGGTAACAATGGCCAGAGAGAGGAAACTTTGACGGGAGTTCCATATGATGCATCACAAAGTTTGTCAGATCAGATTAAAGCTAATCCGGATAAATATCTGGGTAACTGGATAGGGGGAAGAAATGCGGAATATCACGGTATGGCTTGGCCGGAAGGAAGTACAGAATCAAAAGTAAGGGTTCAGGATGCGAGTTTGGAACCTGGTGTGTTTGCTACAAAAAATGCAGCTGGTGAAACGGTTTACACTGAAAATTTGGGTGGAGCAGGTAGTAAATGGCTGGATCCGTTCAGCGCTTATCGTTACGCAAACCGTCCGTTTCCAAACCGGAATATGTACAGCGCAACTTATGTAAAACTTCGTGAGGTTTCCATCAGTTATCGTTTGCCAAGAGCTTTTGTAAACAAGTTTAAAATACAGAATGCCTCGATTGCTGTTGTGGGTAATAACTTATATATGTGGACAAAAGCTGGAATTAAAGGATTTGATCCGGAAAAAGCTTTTCAACAAAACAGTACGACCGGGAGCTGGACACAAGGTATAGAATATTACAATATCATGCCTTTCACCGGTTCGTTAGGATTTAAACTGAATGTTGATTTTTAA
- a CDS encoding MFS transporter → MTETNTYGTIPHKDDTSWRLKAIMGGSIGNLVEWYDWYAYSAFSLYFAGTFFPGSNPTVQLINTAGIFAVGFLMRPIGGYLFGKLADTKGRKKAMTLSVLLMSFGSLLIAFLPGYGTIGIAAPILLLIARLLQGLSVGGEYGTSATYLSEVATKERRGFYSSFQYVTLIGGQLIALGLQLILQRIFLTEQQMHEWGWRIPFVIGAILSSIALYLRSNLHETEAFRNKSTSPATKEGSMKELLKHPKALSVVVGLTLGGTLAFYTYTTYMQKFLVNTVGLTKGQSTTLTFCSLLIFALLQPVFGALSDKVGRRPLLIGFGILGTLCTVPLLTTLSHTTTQWGAFGLLMAALIIVSGYTSINAVVKAELFPVEVRALGVGLPYSLTVAIFGGTAEYLALWFKNAGHENYYYWYVTVCILISLTVYITMKDTKHTSLIEH, encoded by the coding sequence ATGACCGAAACAAATACTTACGGTACTATTCCGCATAAAGATGATACGAGCTGGCGGTTAAAGGCCATCATGGGCGGTTCAATAGGTAATCTGGTTGAGTGGTATGACTGGTATGCTTATTCGGCCTTCTCGCTCTATTTTGCCGGAACATTTTTTCCTGGCTCCAACCCTACCGTTCAGCTGATCAATACCGCCGGAATTTTTGCCGTTGGATTTTTGATGCGGCCAATCGGCGGATATCTTTTTGGAAAACTGGCCGATACGAAAGGCCGGAAAAAAGCCATGACATTATCGGTTTTGCTCATGTCTTTCGGCTCTTTATTAATTGCATTTTTGCCTGGTTACGGAACAATCGGAATCGCTGCACCCATTTTGCTTTTAATTGCAAGATTATTGCAAGGACTAAGTGTAGGCGGGGAATATGGCACTTCTGCTACTTATCTAAGTGAAGTAGCGACGAAGGAAAGACGGGGATTTTATTCCAGTTTTCAATATGTTACCTTAATCGGCGGACAATTAATTGCACTTGGTTTACAACTTATCCTGCAACGCATATTTTTGACCGAACAGCAAATGCATGAATGGGGATGGCGGATTCCATTTGTCATCGGTGCCATACTTTCATCAATCGCGCTTTATCTGCGGAGCAACTTGCATGAAACCGAAGCTTTCAGAAATAAAAGCACTTCTCCCGCAACAAAAGAAGGCTCAATGAAAGAGCTTTTAAAACATCCAAAAGCACTTTCTGTTGTGGTAGGATTAACGCTGGGCGGAACATTGGCCTTTTATACTTACACCACGTATATGCAGAAATTCCTCGTAAATACGGTTGGATTAACAAAAGGCCAGTCAACCACTTTAACCTTTTGCTCTCTTTTAATTTTTGCATTGCTACAACCCGTTTTTGGTGCTTTAAGTGATAAAGTCGGAAGAAGACCGCTATTGATCGGATTTGGAATTTTAGGAACATTATGCACCGTTCCTTTGCTAACTACTTTGAGTCATACCACAACCCAATGGGGCGCGTTTGGTTTATTGATGGCCGCGTTAATTATTGTCAGCGGTTATACTTCCATTAATGCAGTAGTAAAAGCAGAATTATTTCCGGTAGAAGTTCGTGCGCTTGGTGTTGGATTACCTTATTCCTTAACCGTTGCCATTTTTGGCGGAACGGCTGAATATCTGGCATTATGGTTCAAAAATGCTGGGCACGAAAATTATTATTACTGGTATGTTACGGTTTGTATTCTGATTTCCCTGACCGTTTATATCACCATGAAGGATACCAAACATACATCGCTCATTGAACATTAA
- a CDS encoding AraC family transcriptional regulator, producing the protein MKPHFHKVPIKSQNSFSIRHERESSFGTVWHYHPELELHYLIKGHGVRFIGDDISNFSDGELILLGENLPHTWRVEGGEGSSAVEVIIIHFLPDCLGADLLNLPEAYLIPKLFEKAKKGLVVNGKAKEEVIALMRSAVTMQNLDRLIALLTILKILAETNETETITSAHAFYKSNDSETLRLNKVYAYTLSNYKNPITLQEVAAIANLGVTSFCRYFKLMTKKTYNDFLVEIRISHACRFLIEDRQTIEVICFECGFNNISNFYRHFKNVTDMTPLEYKKKYLFKGKKEIGKVAESLK; encoded by the coding sequence ATGAAACCGCATTTTCATAAGGTCCCTATAAAATCCCAGAACTCGTTCAGCATAAGGCATGAACGTGAATCCAGCTTTGGAACCGTCTGGCATTATCATCCTGAACTGGAATTACATTATCTCATCAAAGGACATGGCGTCCGTTTTATCGGGGATGATATCAGCAATTTTTCGGATGGAGAATTAATTCTTCTGGGAGAAAATTTGCCGCATACCTGGCGGGTTGAAGGTGGAGAAGGAAGTTCGGCTGTTGAGGTTATTATTATTCATTTTTTGCCTGATTGTTTGGGTGCGGATTTATTGAATCTTCCAGAAGCTTATCTGATTCCAAAACTTTTTGAAAAGGCTAAAAAAGGACTTGTTGTTAATGGAAAAGCTAAGGAAGAAGTTATTGCGCTGATGCGATCGGCGGTAACAATGCAAAATCTTGACAGGTTGATTGCCTTGTTAACAATTTTAAAAATCCTCGCAGAAACGAATGAAACGGAAACAATCACTTCCGCTCATGCTTTTTACAAATCCAATGATTCGGAAACACTTCGATTGAATAAGGTATATGCCTATACTTTATCAAACTATAAAAATCCGATAACCTTGCAGGAAGTGGCTGCGATTGCAAATCTGGGTGTGACTTCTTTTTGTCGATATTTTAAATTGATGACCAAGAAAACATATAATGATTTTCTTGTCGAGATCCGTATCAGTCACGCATGCCGTTTTTTAATTGAGGACAGGCAAACCATTGAGGTAATCTGTTTTGAATGCGGATTTAACAACATTTCAAATTTCTACCGGCATTTCAAAAATGTGACAGATATGACACCTTTGGAATACAAAAAGAAGTATTTGTTTAAGGGTAAAAAGGAAATTGGAAAAGTTGCGGAAAGTTTGAAATAG
- a CDS encoding SusD/RagB family nutrient-binding outer membrane lipoprotein: MKRIYIALICLVALAACTDNFVETNENPNQISDETLKQDFNLVGSPFSNLIFNLNGHQIEEDLCSDNWMGFMGTPTDFVGNVNNTTYYIRWNTYWDRIYGSIMSPSKQVIQLAADNNLPLFATWAKLIRVFGMSKLTGVHGPVIYSQYGSTANSVGYDKESDLYALFFKQLDSIQTDLNANKDYTGFKKFDPTLYAGSIPQWQKVVNSLRLRLAVRLSKVDPATAKTQGEKALADPAGLITANSDNFVNSLNGNKIPVAQISYEWDDTRMGAVMESFMVGLKDGRISKYFAPVADASLYTDHPAYPYKGIRNGAYIKAKADHVPFSKVSEDFQTVQTRRDFTAAEVAFLKAEAALRGWAGAGDAKTNYETGIKLSFADWGAGGVDAYIADATSKPINYIDPVDARNSFTASSTITVAWNEADSKELKLEKIITQKYLNTFTNTQEAWVDFRRTGYPKIPSVAKNDSNADWGVIPSGQWIKRMPFVNAERTGNTAAVTAAVAKMGTGAKDDIATRLWWDTGTASNF, from the coding sequence ATGAAACGAATATATATTGCACTTATATGCTTGGTCGCGCTTGCCGCATGTACTGATAATTTTGTAGAGACAAACGAGAATCCAAATCAGATTTCGGATGAAACGCTTAAACAGGATTTTAACCTTGTAGGCTCCCCTTTTTCAAACTTGATCTTCAACCTGAATGGTCACCAGATTGAAGAAGATCTTTGCTCTGACAACTGGATGGGATTCATGGGAACTCCAACCGATTTCGTAGGTAATGTTAACAATACAACTTATTACATTCGCTGGAACACATATTGGGATCGTATTTACGGTAGCATTATGTCACCTTCCAAGCAGGTAATACAGCTTGCAGCAGACAATAATCTGCCTTTGTTTGCAACCTGGGCTAAGTTGATCCGTGTTTTTGGCATGTCAAAACTGACAGGAGTTCATGGTCCGGTTATTTATTCTCAGTATGGCTCTACTGCTAATTCAGTTGGATATGACAAAGAATCTGATCTGTATGCACTTTTCTTTAAACAGCTGGATTCAATCCAAACAGATTTAAACGCAAACAAGGATTATACCGGGTTTAAGAAATTTGACCCTACACTTTACGCCGGCAGCATTCCTCAATGGCAAAAAGTAGTTAATTCTCTGCGCCTGAGATTGGCAGTTCGTCTTTCAAAAGTAGATCCGGCCACTGCTAAAACACAAGGAGAAAAAGCTTTGGCCGATCCTGCCGGTTTGATCACTGCCAATTCGGACAACTTTGTAAACTCATTGAACGGAAACAAAATACCAGTAGCGCAGATCTCTTATGAGTGGGACGATACACGTATGGGTGCTGTAATGGAATCGTTTATGGTGGGATTGAAAGATGGCAGAATTTCTAAATATTTTGCTCCTGTTGCGGACGCATCCTTGTATACTGATCACCCTGCATATCCATACAAAGGTATTCGCAACGGTGCTTACATTAAAGCAAAAGCTGATCACGTACCTTTTTCGAAAGTAAGCGAAGACTTTCAAACTGTTCAAACCAGAAGAGATTTCACTGCTGCGGAAGTGGCTTTCCTTAAAGCTGAAGCCGCACTTAGAGGCTGGGCGGGTGCAGGAGATGCTAAAACCAATTATGAAACAGGTATCAAGTTGTCATTTGCTGACTGGGGTGCAGGAGGTGTAGATGCATATATTGCTGACGCCACAAGCAAGCCGATCAATTACATCGATCCGGTTGACGCACGTAATAGCTTTACTGCTTCTTCAACCATTACAGTAGCATGGAATGAAGCAGATTCAAAAGAGTTAAAACTTGAAAAAATCATTACTCAGAAATACCTTAATACCTTCACAAATACACAGGAGGCATGGGTAGATTTCAGACGCACTGGATATCCAAAAATTCCTAGTGTTGCTAAAAATGACAGCAATGCTGACTGGGGTGTAATTCCATCCGGTCAATGGATCAAAAGAATGCCTTTCGTAAATGCTGAAAGAACAGGAAACACTGCTGCTGTTACAGCTGCAGTAGCCAAAATGGGTACAGGAGCAAAGGATGATATCGCAACACGTTTATGGTGGGATACAGGCACAGCCAGCAACTTTTAA
- a CDS encoding SusD/RagB family nutrient-binding outer membrane lipoprotein, which translates to MKAIKSIYITLLATACFFMTSCQDLTETNVNPNAAENVSSNYILTYVLTNTGKIIYTLGKDGSKIGATMQYMQAGTNEGAAIINQYAWVQEGWLSVSGATAFDVLRNNKIIYDNGVRDNNRFFQAISLTMKSLVFGLMADLYGDIPYSDALQASSGDYFPKYDAQADVYKGILTDLKTASDLLSNLEAKDAISATSDVMYKGDGAKWKKFANSLRLRYSLRLADKKAEMSALGVDIQKEFTEASAAAFASTTDNAVMSFLGTTADNSNPGGLLNSANPNYLLKPGKPFVDKLISLKDPRLERWVAPVVRKWDSKVTATTTKTFVNQFGESYSVVYVPSTAASADTSLYVGLPIGMSITSAIAYNKGNDAATYPNERNPYISYIHDRYRKNTDPYATMDLMTYDEVEFILSEAALLGGFGVSDPETHYKNAIRASMTKAGVFTSTTFNFDNYYAQPTVAYSGATNKQERILEQKWISSWFSVQSWFDWRRTGFPALKTGDVAQFGPALPIRYMYPVANADPKYQVNYKAAIDKLVPTNYVPSGQSKDHHYSRIWLIQGLSKPY; encoded by the coding sequence ATGAAAGCTATAAAATCGATATATATTACTCTTTTGGCCACGGCGTGTTTTTTCATGACTTCATGTCAGGATCTGACGGAAACGAATGTAAACCCAAATGCAGCTGAAAACGTATCCTCAAATTATATTTTGACCTATGTTCTCACGAACACCGGGAAAATTATTTATACGTTGGGAAAAGACGGCTCCAAGATTGGTGCGACAATGCAGTATATGCAGGCCGGAACTAACGAAGGCGCAGCAATTATCAACCAATATGCCTGGGTTCAGGAAGGTTGGCTGAGTGTTTCGGGTGCTACTGCGTTTGACGTATTACGGAATAACAAGATTATTTATGATAATGGTGTCCGTGATAATAATCGTTTTTTCCAGGCGATTTCGCTTACGATGAAATCTCTGGTCTTCGGATTAATGGCGGATTTATATGGCGATATTCCTTATTCTGATGCATTGCAGGCAAGTTCCGGAGATTATTTTCCTAAATACGATGCGCAAGCAGATGTTTACAAAGGTATACTGACGGACCTGAAAACGGCAAGTGACTTATTAAGTAATCTCGAAGCCAAAGATGCGATCAGTGCTACCTCCGATGTTATGTATAAAGGCGACGGTGCAAAATGGAAAAAATTTGCCAATTCTCTGCGTCTTCGTTACAGTTTGCGACTGGCTGATAAAAAAGCAGAAATGAGCGCCCTTGGTGTAGATATTCAAAAGGAATTTACAGAAGCGAGTGCCGCAGCTTTTGCCAGTACTACGGATAATGCAGTAATGAGTTTTCTGGGAACAACGGCAGATAATTCGAATCCGGGAGGCTTACTAAACTCAGCAAATCCAAATTATCTTTTAAAACCGGGAAAACCGTTTGTTGATAAACTGATTTCGCTAAAAGATCCAAGACTTGAACGCTGGGTTGCACCGGTTGTTAGAAAGTGGGATTCCAAAGTTACGGCTACAACGACTAAAACATTTGTCAATCAGTTTGGTGAAAGTTACTCAGTTGTGTATGTACCTTCAACGGCTGCCAGCGCAGATACTTCTTTATATGTTGGTCTTCCTATTGGTATGTCAATTACTTCGGCGATTGCTTACAATAAAGGAAATGACGCCGCTACTTATCCCAACGAACGTAATCCATACATTTCTTACATTCATGACCGCTACCGGAAAAATACAGATCCATATGCAACCATGGATCTGATGACTTATGATGAAGTTGAATTTATTTTGTCCGAAGCCGCATTGCTTGGTGGTTTTGGAGTGAGCGATCCTGAAACGCATTACAAAAATGCAATTCGGGCTTCTATGACCAAGGCGGGTGTATTTACTTCAACAACTTTCAATTTTGATAATTATTACGCTCAGCCAACCGTTGCTTATTCTGGTGCAACGAATAAACAGGAGCGGATTTTAGAGCAAAAATGGATATCATCCTGGTTTAGTGTTCAGTCCTGGTTTGACTGGCGCCGTACCGGATTTCCTGCCCTGAAAACCGGTGACGTTGCACAATTCGGTCCGGCACTTCCAATCCGTTATATGTATCCGGTTGCAAATGCCGATCCAAAATATCAGGTAAATTATAAAGCGGCGATTGACAAACTGGTACCAACAAATTACGTTCCTTCCGGGCAAAGTAAAGACCACCACTATTCAAGAATCTGGCTGATACAAGGTTTGTCAAAGCCATATTAA
- a CDS encoding DoxX family protein, which translates to METINRIERWGDSHHPVWMDVIRIGLGVLLFVKGISFISDTARLSHLISNMDFHLYSVMAVHYVAFAHIFGGFLIALGCLTRTASIFQIPILIAAVFMVNLRTGFSYFNSELWLSVITLILVITFTIIGSGKFSMDEWMKNHDR; encoded by the coding sequence ATGGAAACAATAAACCGGATTGAACGCTGGGGTGATTCACATCACCCGGTTTGGATGGATGTAATTCGAATTGGACTGGGCGTACTTTTGTTTGTAAAAGGTATCAGTTTTATCAGCGATACCGCCCGGCTCTCGCACCTGATCAGTAATATGGATTTTCATTTGTATTCTGTGATGGCAGTTCACTATGTAGCGTTTGCGCACATTTTCGGAGGATTTTTGATAGCACTTGGATGCCTTACAAGAACGGCTTCTATCTTTCAAATTCCGATTTTAATTGCAGCTGTATTCATGGTAAACCTCAGAACTGGCTTTTCCTATTTCAATTCCGAATTATGGCTGTCGGTGATCACACTCATTCTGGTTATCACTTTTACAATAATAGGATCCGGAAAATTCTCGATGGACGAATGGATGAAGAATCATGATCGTTAA